A window of the Nisaea acidiphila genome harbors these coding sequences:
- a CDS encoding flavodoxin family protein — translation MTKSLLIVAHAPSENTRALLEAVRHGAVEASGGEIAVTGLSPFDAGPEEVMSCDAILLGTTENLGYMSGALKDFFDRIYYPCLEETQGLPYALFVRAGHDGTGTCRAVDSITTGLRWRAVQEPLVCRGPFDPGFVAQCRELGAGMAAGLEAGIF, via the coding sequence ATGACAAAATCGCTGCTCATCGTCGCCCACGCGCCCTCCGAGAACACGCGCGCCTTGCTTGAAGCGGTCCGGCACGGAGCCGTTGAGGCCAGCGGCGGAGAGATCGCCGTCACCGGCCTCAGTCCCTTCGACGCGGGTCCGGAAGAGGTCATGTCCTGCGATGCCATCCTGCTCGGGACCACCGAAAATCTCGGCTATATGAGCGGCGCCCTGAAGGATTTCTTCGACCGGATCTATTATCCCTGCCTCGAGGAAACCCAGGGCCTCCCCTATGCGCTCTTCGTACGCGCCGGCCATGACGGCACCGGAACCTGCCGGGCGGTTGACAGTATCACCACGGGATTGCGCTGGCGTGCCGTACAGGAGCCGCTGGTCTGCCGGGGACCGTTCGACCCGGGTTTCGTCGCTCAATGCCGCGAGCTGGGCGCCGGCATGGCCGCCGGGCTGGAAGCCGGAATTTTCTAG
- a CDS encoding isocitrate lyase/PEP mutase family protein — MDWKDRRRKFRQVIGSERCIRPGSVHDALSARIAEDLGFEAGMLGGSVASLAVLGAPDVMVLTLSELAGLVQRINRAGNLPLMIDADHGFGNGLNVRRTVEELETAGAAGLSIEDTDLPEPYGSGGKTRILSIEEGVGKMRAALAGRQDPDLVIAGRTSAASVNGLDDAIARAKAYEAAGVDAIFLIGLKTRAELDAASEAVGLPLIIGGVPPELNDWDYLSARRVRIALQGHQPISAAIAAVEKTLRALKEGAHPSEIDGLAAPDLIRRVTRADDYEALAERTLGRSD, encoded by the coding sequence ATGGACTGGAAAGACCGCCGCCGGAAGTTCCGGCAGGTGATCGGGAGCGAGCGCTGCATCCGTCCCGGATCGGTACATGACGCGCTGTCAGCGCGGATCGCCGAGGATCTCGGTTTCGAGGCGGGCATGCTCGGCGGCTCGGTCGCCTCGCTCGCCGTGCTCGGCGCACCGGATGTCATGGTGTTGACCCTGAGCGAGCTGGCGGGCCTTGTCCAGCGGATCAACCGGGCGGGAAACCTGCCGCTGATGATCGACGCGGATCACGGCTTCGGCAATGGGCTGAACGTCCGGCGTACGGTTGAAGAACTGGAGACCGCCGGCGCCGCCGGGCTTTCCATCGAGGACACGGACCTTCCGGAACCCTATGGCAGCGGCGGCAAGACCCGGATCCTCTCCATCGAGGAGGGTGTCGGCAAGATGCGCGCGGCACTGGCCGGCCGGCAGGATCCGGATCTGGTCATCGCGGGACGGACCAGCGCCGCCTCGGTGAATGGGCTCGACGACGCGATCGCCCGGGCGAAAGCTTACGAGGCGGCAGGCGTCGACGCGATCTTCCTGATCGGACTCAAGACCCGAGCGGAGCTCGATGCGGCCTCGGAAGCGGTCGGCCTGCCGCTGATCATCGGCGGGGTGCCGCCGGAGCTGAACGACTGGGATTACCTCTCGGCGCGGCGGGTCCGGATTGCCTTGCAGGGACACCAGCCGATTTCCGCCGCGATTGCTGCTGTCGAAAAAACTCTGCGGGCGCTCAAGGAGGGCGCACACCCGTCCGAGATCGACGGACTTGCGGCGCCCGATCTGATCCGGCGCGTGACACGGGCGGACGATTACGAGGCCCTTGCGGAGCGGACGCTCGGCAGGTCCGACTGA
- a CDS encoding TVP38/TMEM64 family protein, whose amino-acid sequence MVEETEVRNGLEEQRGGSGWLSRLLPVLLLVLATGLFFGLGLDRYVSLELLRENRDLLTGFVTDHYLVAALVFIGLYAVVTGLSVPGAAVLTLSGGFLFGTVGGTAYAVIGATLGATAIFLAARTAFADVLRRRAGRAIGMMREGFRKDAFNYLLFLRLVPAFPFFLVNLVPAFLGVSTRTYVLATVIGIIPGGFVFASVGAGLGSIFDQEGEIGLADVMTPEIILAMVGLGVLALVPVAAKRFLGRKDPRG is encoded by the coding sequence GTGGTCGAGGAAACAGAGGTGCGTAACGGTCTCGAAGAGCAACGCGGCGGAAGCGGTTGGCTGTCCCGCCTCCTGCCGGTGCTCCTCCTTGTGCTCGCAACTGGTCTGTTCTTCGGTCTCGGCCTCGACCGCTATGTGAGCCTCGAGCTGCTGCGGGAGAACCGGGACCTTCTGACCGGCTTCGTGACGGATCATTACCTCGTCGCCGCACTCGTCTTCATCGGGCTCTATGCCGTCGTGACAGGCCTTTCCGTTCCGGGTGCGGCCGTACTGACCCTGAGTGGCGGCTTTCTCTTCGGCACGGTCGGCGGGACCGCCTATGCCGTCATCGGTGCCACGCTCGGCGCGACGGCGATCTTCCTTGCGGCCCGCACGGCTTTTGCCGACGTGCTGCGCCGCCGCGCCGGACGGGCGATCGGTATGATGCGCGAAGGCTTCCGCAAGGATGCCTTCAACTATCTGCTTTTCCTGCGGCTGGTCCCGGCCTTTCCATTTTTCCTCGTGAACCTGGTTCCGGCCTTTCTCGGGGTCTCCACGCGGACCTACGTGCTCGCGACGGTGATCGGCATTATCCCGGGCGGTTTCGTCTTCGCCTCTGTTGGGGCCGGCCTCGGCAGTATCTTCGATCAGGAGGGCGAGATCGGGCTCGCCGACGTGATGACGCCGGAGATCATCCTCGCGATGGTCGGTCTCGGAGTTTTGGCCCTGGTGCCTGTCGCGGCCAAGCGTTTCCTCGGCCGCAAGGATCCCCGGGGCTAG
- a CDS encoding nitroreductase family protein, whose protein sequence is MPDFQKIPSNDVIDTLLKRVSVRKFTDEQISDETLDLILKTSFRAPTSSNIQAYSVVVVRDQEKLDALAAASGGQRHVAQAPVFLAFCADISRIEDALVRNGHSIDSNNLETGLVSAIDAALVGMSAYLVADSLGIKGVMIGGARNKPHEVAHILGLPQRVFCVFGMSLGWPAEAPAQKPRMDYDGLVHFEQYGKSRSGADAKKVVDDYDVALAEHYRGQGRQTTDASWSDDMDKKFHPWLRDDLRERLKELGFDFR, encoded by the coding sequence ATGCCCGACTTCCAGAAGATTCCCTCGAACGACGTTATCGATACGCTGCTCAAGCGGGTGAGCGTCCGCAAGTTCACCGACGAGCAGATCAGCGACGAGACCCTCGACCTCATCCTGAAAACCTCTTTCCGCGCCCCGACTTCGTCGAACATTCAGGCCTACAGCGTGGTCGTGGTGCGCGATCAGGAGAAGCTCGACGCGCTTGCGGCGGCTTCGGGCGGGCAGCGTCATGTCGCGCAGGCGCCGGTTTTTCTCGCCTTCTGCGCCGATATCTCGCGGATCGAGGATGCGCTGGTTCGGAATGGCCACAGTATCGACAGCAACAATCTGGAAACCGGTCTGGTTTCGGCGATCGACGCCGCACTGGTCGGAATGTCGGCCTATCTCGTTGCGGACAGTCTCGGGATCAAGGGCGTGATGATCGGCGGAGCCCGCAACAAGCCGCATGAGGTCGCGCACATTCTCGGACTCCCGCAGCGCGTGTTCTGTGTCTTCGGCATGTCTCTCGGCTGGCCGGCGGAGGCGCCGGCGCAGAAACCGCGCATGGACTATGACGGGCTGGTGCATTTCGAGCAGTACGGCAAGAGCCGCAGCGGCGCGGATGCGAAGAAGGTCGTTGACGATTACGACGTTGCGCTTGCGGAACATTATCGCGGGCAGGGACGCCAGACGACGGACGCATCCTGGTCGGACGACATGGACAAGAAGTTCCATCCCTGGCTGCGCGACGATCTGCGCGAACGGCTGAAGGAACTCGGATTCGATTTCCGCTAG
- the serA gene encoding phosphoglycerate dehydrogenase: MSTIQNPSLPKDKIKFLLLEGISETAVRQLELAGYPCIERHAKALEEDALKEALADVRLLGIRSRTKMTESVIASTDKLIALGCFSVGTNQVDLEAAKRKGIPVFNAPFSNTRSVAELTIAEIVMLFRQTFPRSVGAHEGRWQKSAVGSREVRGKTLGIVGYGNIGTQLAVLAEAMGMRVIFFDRTDKLRHGNAEPAESLDALLEASDVVSLHLPETPETKDMIGAREIGKMKKGAHLINNARGTILDVDALAAALKSGHLAGAAVDVFPVEPKSNADSFASPLQGLDNVILTPHVGGSTEEAQERIGEEVIRKLIEYSDVGSTAGAVNFPEVQLPPRPAGTRFIQVQRNLPGELGRLNDVFAAYDINIAAQHYQTDGEIGYVVLDAEGHVEKADEVIRAVRALDGTIRARVLNRVA; the protein is encoded by the coding sequence ATGAGCACAATCCAGAATCCGTCTCTTCCCAAAGACAAGATCAAGTTTCTCCTGCTCGAGGGAATTTCCGAAACCGCCGTGCGCCAGCTCGAACTGGCAGGATATCCGTGCATCGAGCGGCACGCGAAGGCGCTTGAGGAAGATGCCCTGAAGGAGGCGCTGGCCGATGTCCGTCTGCTTGGCATCCGCTCCCGGACCAAGATGACGGAGAGCGTGATCGCCTCGACGGACAAACTCATCGCACTCGGTTGTTTCTCTGTCGGAACGAACCAGGTGGATCTCGAGGCGGCGAAGCGCAAGGGCATTCCGGTTTTCAACGCGCCGTTCTCGAACACTCGCAGCGTGGCGGAACTGACAATCGCCGAGATCGTGATGCTGTTCAGGCAGACCTTTCCGCGCTCGGTCGGCGCACATGAGGGGCGCTGGCAGAAATCGGCGGTTGGCAGCCGTGAGGTGCGGGGCAAGACGCTCGGCATCGTCGGTTATGGCAATATCGGAACCCAGCTCGCGGTCCTCGCCGAAGCCATGGGCATGCGGGTGATCTTCTTCGACCGCACCGACAAGCTGCGTCACGGCAACGCGGAGCCGGCGGAGAGCCTGGACGCGCTGCTGGAAGCCTCCGACGTGGTCTCGCTGCATCTGCCGGAAACGCCCGAAACGAAGGACATGATCGGCGCGCGCGAGATCGGCAAGATGAAAAAAGGCGCCCATCTGATCAATAACGCCCGGGGCACCATCCTCGATGTCGATGCGCTCGCGGCGGCGCTGAAGAGCGGCCATCTGGCAGGAGCTGCGGTGGATGTCTTCCCGGTCGAGCCGAAATCGAACGCGGACAGTTTCGCCTCGCCGCTGCAGGGCCTCGACAATGTGATCCTGACGCCGCATGTCGGCGGATCGACCGAGGAAGCGCAGGAGCGGATCGGCGAGGAAGTGATCCGCAAGCTGATCGAATATTCCGACGTCGGGTCGACCGCCGGCGCGGTGAATTTTCCAGAGGTCCAGCTGCCGCCCCGTCCGGCGGGGACCCGTTTCATCCAGGTTCAGCGCAACCTGCCGGGAGAACTCGGGCGTCTGAACGACGTCTTCGCCGCGTACGACATCAATATCGCCGCCCAGCATTACCAGACCGACGGCGAGATCGGTTATGTGGTGCTGGATGCGGAGGGGCATGTCGAGAAGGCGGACGAGGTGATCCGCGCGGTGCGCGCGCTCGACGGCACGATCCGCGCTCGGGTTCTGAACCGGGTCGCCTGA
- a CDS encoding DUF599 domain-containing protein has translation MQSVLDILRRDDLIALALFMTCWLGYETFVAVAVRRGKGLPAAMQAWRRDWFSAAVERENRIIDVQIVRSLAGNSAFMASTSIFVVGGLAAVFGASEQAVAVLNRFSFLIETTQDRFGLKIALLIFIFTFAFFRLAWSIRLHNNAAVVLGAIPQPELADQRETGIARAAVAAELASLAARHYNGGVHSYYFGLAVCTWFLHPFAFMAASLWVVAILYRREFRSRALKTVRRG, from the coding sequence ATGCAGTCTGTGCTGGACATCCTGCGGCGCGACGATCTGATCGCGCTCGCGCTCTTCATGACCTGCTGGCTCGGCTACGAGACGTTCGTCGCCGTCGCGGTGCGGCGCGGCAAGGGCCTGCCGGCGGCCATGCAGGCCTGGCGGCGGGATTGGTTCAGTGCGGCGGTGGAGCGCGAAAACCGCATCATCGACGTGCAGATCGTGCGTTCTCTCGCGGGAAACTCCGCCTTCATGGCCTCGACCAGCATCTTCGTCGTCGGCGGTCTCGCCGCCGTGTTCGGCGCCTCGGAGCAAGCGGTGGCCGTGCTCAACCGGTTTTCCTTCCTGATCGAGACCACCCAGGACCGCTTCGGTCTGAAGATCGCACTGTTGATCTTCATTTTCACCTTTGCCTTCTTCCGGCTCGCCTGGTCGATCAGGCTGCACAACAACGCGGCGGTGGTGCTCGGTGCGATCCCGCAGCCGGAACTCGCTGATCAGCGGGAGACCGGGATCGCCCGCGCCGCGGTCGCGGCGGAACTCGCGAGCCTCGCGGCCCGGCACTACAACGGCGGTGTGCATTCCTATTATTTCGGGCTAGCGGTCTGCACCTGGTTCCTGCATCCCTTCGCCTTCATGGCGGCCTCGCTCTGGGTCGTGGCGATCCTATATCGCCGGGAGTTCCGCTCCCGAGCGCTGAAGACGGTCCGGCGGGGCTAG
- a CDS encoding PAS domain-containing sensor histidine kinase, which produces MDNMADIAALSRREVFADAIPSEQRGPDLTVLHRTPGFESLLGELAIPALEDADPAYFSMLKSVLANGETRSRTLRVDAGDRQRFLRVDAYPCREENGAVAAIVVTVSDNASAARRENAILRNLELERSRFDDYPVATTDEDWTGARRVLERLAREGHTDIESYVREKPEILTDLVAGARVVDLNDAAVRTYSAPDKRALIDRFNEAPDLTTYNPETGYSDIFVSLLARFLAGDNKVVLEGWDRTFDGRDIYLRTTTNVMPGFESSWGWVLQTVEDITDRKQIEDKLREAQERYELAVEGARDGLWDWNFGENEFFASAQMCRTVGWGDEPRTMMSRDSASHIHPDQRRAVRRALVRHLRSGADAFSLEYRVSDNDGDPVWVSNHCRVVRDKAGKVVRMAGSVTDVTARKRHEDELRAAKEQAEIANRAKTEFLANMSHELRTPLNAILGFSQTIESEMFGALPNEKYKEYAGDIHSSAAHLLEVINDILDMSKIEANEFVVGDDLFDATAAAQRCVRFMSERASRKEIEISVSIEAERIAIEADQRMFRQILLNLLSNAVKFTERGGKVWVEGGAIVDGYLEFRVGDTGIGMAPEDVDVALTPFGQVGRGRMVAQEGSGLGLSIVSRLMELHGGDLAIDSEPGKGTLVTLRFPEDRYRADISV; this is translated from the coding sequence ATGGACAATATGGCGGATATTGCCGCTCTTTCGCGCCGGGAGGTTTTCGCGGACGCCATTCCGTCGGAGCAGCGTGGACCCGACCTGACGGTTCTGCATCGCACGCCCGGTTTCGAGAGCCTTCTCGGCGAACTTGCCATTCCGGCACTCGAGGACGCGGACCCGGCCTATTTCTCGATGCTGAAATCGGTTCTGGCCAACGGCGAGACACGTAGCCGGACCTTGCGGGTGGATGCCGGCGACAGACAGCGGTTTCTCAGGGTCGATGCCTATCCGTGCCGTGAAGAGAACGGAGCGGTCGCCGCCATTGTTGTGACTGTGTCGGACAATGCATCCGCTGCCCGGCGCGAGAACGCGATCCTGCGCAACCTGGAGCTCGAACGCTCCCGCTTCGACGATTATCCGGTCGCCACCACGGACGAGGACTGGACCGGTGCCCGCCGCGTTCTCGAGCGCCTCGCTCGCGAGGGCCATACCGACATCGAATCCTATGTCCGCGAAAAACCGGAGATCCTGACCGACCTCGTCGCCGGCGCCCGGGTGGTCGACCTGAACGACGCGGCCGTACGCACCTACAGCGCGCCTGATAAACGTGCGCTCATCGATCGTTTCAACGAAGCGCCGGATCTCACGACCTATAACCCGGAAACCGGTTACTCCGACATTTTCGTGTCCCTGCTCGCGCGCTTTCTTGCCGGCGACAACAAAGTCGTGCTGGAAGGTTGGGATCGAACCTTCGACGGTCGGGACATCTATCTGCGCACGACCACGAACGTCATGCCCGGCTTTGAGTCGAGTTGGGGCTGGGTGCTGCAGACGGTCGAGGACATCACCGATCGCAAGCAGATTGAGGATAAGCTGCGGGAGGCGCAGGAGCGCTACGAACTCGCCGTGGAGGGCGCCAGGGACGGACTCTGGGACTGGAATTTCGGTGAGAACGAGTTCTTCGCCTCGGCGCAGATGTGCCGGACCGTCGGATGGGGCGATGAGCCACGCACGATGATGTCGCGGGACTCCGCGAGCCACATCCATCCCGACCAGCGGCGGGCCGTGCGCCGCGCTCTGGTGCGTCACTTGCGATCCGGCGCGGATGCCTTCTCGCTTGAGTATCGTGTGTCGGACAACGACGGCGATCCCGTTTGGGTTTCCAACCATTGCAGGGTGGTGCGCGACAAGGCTGGCAAGGTGGTCCGGATGGCGGGGTCGGTCACCGATGTGACCGCGCGCAAGCGGCACGAGGACGAGCTGCGCGCAGCGAAGGAACAGGCCGAGATCGCCAACCGGGCAAAGACCGAGTTTCTCGCAAATATGAGCCACGAGCTCAGGACACCGCTGAACGCCATACTCGGATTCTCGCAGACGATCGAATCCGAGATGTTCGGAGCCCTGCCTAACGAGAAGTACAAGGAATATGCCGGCGACATTCACAGCAGCGCCGCGCATCTGCTTGAGGTGATCAACGACATTCTGGACATGTCGAAGATCGAGGCGAACGAGTTCGTGGTCGGTGACGACCTGTTCGATGCGACCGCGGCGGCGCAGCGGTGCGTTCGCTTCATGAGCGAGCGCGCGTCCCGAAAGGAAATCGAGATTTCCGTCTCGATCGAGGCCGAGCGGATCGCGATCGAGGCCGACCAGCGGATGTTCCGGCAGATTCTCCTGAATCTGCTGTCGAATGCCGTCAAATTCACAGAGCGGGGCGGGAAGGTCTGGGTCGAAGGTGGTGCGATCGTAGACGGGTATCTTGAGTTCCGGGTCGGCGATACCGGCATCGGCATGGCGCCGGAGGACGTGGATGTCGCGCTGACGCCCTTCGGCCAGGTCGGCCGCGGCCGCATGGTCGCGCAGGAAGGCTCGGGTCTCGGGCTCTCGATCGTCTCCCGGCTCATGGAATTGCATGGCGGCGATCTCGCCATCGACAGCGAGCCGGGCAAGGGTACGCTCGTCACGCTTAGATTCCCGGAAGACCGTTACCGGGCCGATATCTCGGTCTGA
- a CDS encoding phosphonate ABC transporter ATP-binding protein, which produces MSSSIIQVERAEKIFSGGLKVLHGVSLAIARGERVALIGPNGAGKSTLLRCLAGLLPITGGSIGILDEHFSTQPSARQRRALRKRLGFVFQFHGLVRRTSALSNVVNGYLGQDIGWRAWHQALAPASLRAEALNALEAVGLEEKWNARADTLSGGQSQRVAIARAIVHKPELLIADEPAASLDPAAGAEVMTLFHRLAVERGSTLLFTTHDMDHALAYSDRVIALRQGRIVLDASSGSLKRCDLEPIFHGQ; this is translated from the coding sequence ATGTCTTCATCCATCATCCAGGTCGAGCGGGCCGAGAAGATCTTTTCGGGCGGTCTCAAGGTGCTGCACGGTGTCTCCCTCGCCATTGCGCGCGGCGAGCGCGTCGCGCTGATCGGCCCGAACGGCGCCGGGAAATCCACGCTGCTCCGTTGCCTCGCGGGACTGCTGCCGATTACCGGCGGCTCGATCGGGATCCTCGACGAGCACTTTTCCACCCAGCCGAGCGCCCGCCAGCGCCGCGCCCTGCGCAAGCGCCTCGGCTTCGTCTTTCAGTTCCACGGCCTGGTCCGCCGCACCAGCGCGCTTTCCAACGTGGTGAACGGTTATCTCGGACAGGACATCGGCTGGCGCGCCTGGCATCAGGCCCTGGCTCCGGCGTCATTGCGCGCGGAGGCCCTGAACGCACTGGAGGCCGTCGGGCTCGAGGAGAAATGGAATGCACGCGCCGACACCCTTTCCGGCGGACAATCGCAGCGGGTCGCCATCGCACGGGCCATCGTCCACAAGCCCGAGCTGCTGATCGCCGACGAGCCCGCCGCCAGTCTTGACCCGGCAGCCGGGGCCGAAGTCATGACTCTCTTCCACAGGCTTGCCGTCGAACGCGGCAGCACCCTGCTTTTCACCACCCACGATATGGACCACGCACTTGCCTACTCGGACCGGGTGATTGCCTTGCGCCAGGGCCGCATTGTGCTGGATGCCTCAAGTGGCAGCCTGAAGCGGTGCGATCTGGAGCCAATTTTCCATGGCCAGTGA
- a CDS encoding NADH:flavin oxidoreductase, producing the protein MSNDPLLQPYQLKHLTLRNRLMSTSHEPAYSENGMPTDRYRLYHLEKAKGGIALTMTAGSAVVSEDSPAAFGNLYAYKDEIVPHLKRITDDCHEYGTAVMIQLTHLGRRTNWNKADWLPVLAPSPVREPAHRAFPKEAEDWDLDRIAGDYAAAAERMQAAGLDGIELECYGHLLDGFWSPATNFRTDEHGGSLDNRLRFTRHVLDGIRERVGPDFIVGLRLVADEQWEKGLSREEGIEICRRLVATGQVDFLNVIRGHIDTDAALSGVIPVQGMASAPHLDFAGEVRAETKFPVFHAARIQDVATARHAVAEGKLDMVGMTRAHIAEPHIALKLSQGREQDIRPCVGATYCLDRIYEGHEALCIHNAATGRELTMPHVIASSDGTRKRVVVVGAGPAGLEAARVSAARGHEVTVFEAGPEAGGQVRLAAQSKRRSELIGIVDWRLEQLEASGVEIRFNHYAEETDVTAEAPDMVFVATGGLPNTDILEAGNELVHSTWDILSGEVSPTGRVLVYDDNGGHPALQAAEMLIEKGAEVEIVTPERFFAPEIGGLNHVPYAGALHRSASRITINTRLTGVARNGNVLTATLGSDYDPGTTAREVDHVVVEHGTLPLDELYFALKPLSSNLGTVDYKALIRSENAYPLRNPNGTFVLARIGDAVASRNIHAAIYDGLRFAKDL; encoded by the coding sequence ATGTCCAACGATCCGTTGCTGCAGCCCTATCAGCTGAAGCACCTGACCCTGCGCAACCGGCTGATGTCGACCTCGCACGAACCGGCCTACTCCGAAAACGGGATGCCGACGGACCGCTACCGGCTCTATCACCTGGAAAAAGCGAAAGGCGGGATCGCGCTCACCATGACGGCGGGCTCAGCCGTGGTCTCGGAAGACAGCCCCGCCGCTTTCGGCAATCTCTATGCCTATAAGGACGAGATCGTTCCGCATCTGAAACGGATTACCGACGACTGCCACGAATACGGCACGGCGGTGATGATCCAGCTGACCCATCTCGGACGCCGGACGAACTGGAACAAGGCGGACTGGCTACCGGTGCTCGCCCCTTCGCCGGTGCGCGAGCCGGCGCATCGGGCCTTTCCGAAAGAGGCGGAGGACTGGGATCTCGACCGTATCGCGGGGGACTATGCCGCCGCCGCCGAGCGCATGCAGGCGGCCGGTCTCGACGGCATCGAGCTCGAATGTTACGGCCATCTGCTCGACGGGTTCTGGTCCCCGGCGACGAACTTCCGGACCGACGAGCATGGCGGCAGCCTGGACAATCGCCTGCGTTTCACCCGGCACGTTCTCGACGGCATTCGTGAGCGGGTCGGGCCGGACTTCATCGTCGGGCTCCGCCTGGTCGCCGACGAGCAGTGGGAGAAAGGCCTCTCGCGCGAGGAGGGGATCGAGATCTGCCGCCGCCTCGTCGCCACCGGACAGGTTGATTTCCTGAACGTCATCCGCGGCCATATCGATACCGACGCCGCGCTCTCCGGCGTGATCCCGGTCCAGGGCATGGCCTCCGCCCCGCATCTCGATTTCGCAGGCGAGGTCCGCGCCGAGACCAAGTTCCCGGTCTTCCACGCCGCCCGCATTCAGGACGTCGCCACCGCCCGGCACGCCGTGGCCGAGGGCAAACTCGACATGGTCGGCATGACCCGCGCCCATATCGCCGAGCCGCATATCGCGCTGAAGCTCTCCCAGGGTCGGGAGCAGGATATCCGCCCCTGCGTCGGCGCGACCTACTGCCTCGACCGGATCTATGAGGGGCACGAGGCACTCTGCATCCACAATGCCGCCACCGGGCGCGAACTCACCATGCCGCATGTGATTGCCTCGAGCGACGGGACTCGCAAGCGCGTGGTCGTTGTCGGCGCCGGTCCCGCGGGACTGGAAGCGGCCCGCGTCTCCGCCGCGCGCGGTCATGAGGTGACTGTCTTCGAAGCCGGGCCCGAAGCGGGCGGACAGGTGCGCCTTGCCGCGCAGAGCAAGCGCCGCTCTGAGCTGATCGGCATCGTTGACTGGCGCTTGGAACAGCTCGAAGCGTCGGGCGTGGAAATCCGCTTCAATCATTACGCTGAAGAAACGGACGTGACCGCCGAAGCGCCGGACATGGTCTTCGTCGCGACCGGCGGCCTGCCGAACACGGATATCCTGGAGGCCGGCAACGAACTGGTGCATTCGACCTGGGACATCCTTTCCGGCGAGGTAAGCCCGACTGGCCGCGTCCTGGTCTATGACGACAATGGCGGCCATCCCGCGCTGCAGGCGGCCGAAATGCTGATCGAGAAAGGCGCCGAGGTGGAGATCGTAACGCCGGAGCGCTTTTTCGCGCCGGAGATCGGCGGCCTCAATCACGTACCCTATGCGGGCGCGCTACACCGCTCCGCCAGCCGGATCACGATCAATACGCGCCTGACCGGCGTCGCCAGGAACGGCAACGTTCTGACCGCGACGCTCGGCTCCGATTACGACCCCGGCACGACGGCGCGGGAGGTCGACCATGTCGTGGTCGAGCACGGCACGCTTCCGCTGGACGAACTTTATTTTGCGCTGAAACCCCTCTCCAGCAATCTCGGAACGGTCGATTACAAGGCCCTGATCCGGTCGGAAAACGCCTATCCGCTACGCAATCCCAACGGAACCTTCGTTCTGGCCCGTATCGGCGACGCCGTCGCCTCGCGTAACATCCACGCGGCGATCTACGACGGGCTGCGTTTCGCCAAGGATCTCTAG
- a CDS encoding PhnD/SsuA/transferrin family substrate-binding protein, with product MLRRILAAAIMAVSLPTLAQAADPIRFAVTDIEGLEALQQEFGAFEKAIEKSTGLDLELFPVGNRTAAVEAMNAGQVDFVLTGPAEYVVLKELTKPEIVVAWQRPDYFAQIVTLASGPVKKVQDLKGKVISFGSVGSTSQHLGPAQALADLGLDYGRDYEPKIISRNVAIEALIRGDISAIGMNFGHLQKARKAYPDVAFTVIARGRDLPNDILVARAGADKDVVAKVRKAFAEDGQSLLAAVLKGDDNKKYEGGFFLSSVNDADYDYVRSMYKTIGVESFTSFVGD from the coding sequence ATGCTGCGCAGGATTCTAGCGGCCGCGATCATGGCCGTTTCTCTCCCCACCCTGGCCCAGGCGGCCGACCCGATCCGTTTTGCGGTCACCGATATCGAGGGTCTTGAAGCCCTGCAGCAGGAATTCGGTGCCTTCGAGAAAGCGATCGAAAAGAGCACCGGTCTCGATCTCGAACTGTTCCCGGTCGGCAACCGCACCGCCGCCGTCGAGGCGATGAATGCGGGCCAGGTCGATTTCGTGCTGACCGGCCCGGCCGAATATGTCGTGCTCAAGGAACTGACCAAGCCGGAGATCGTCGTCGCCTGGCAGCGGCCCGACTATTTCGCGCAGATCGTCACGCTCGCGAGCGGTCCGGTGAAGAAGGTGCAGGACCTGAAAGGCAAGGTGATCTCCTTCGGTTCGGTCGGCTCCACCTCCCAGCATCTCGGCCCGGCGCAGGCGCTCGCCGATCTCGGCCTCGATTACGGCCGCGACTACGAGCCGAAGATCATCTCCCGCAACGTCGCCATCGAAGCCCTGATCCGCGGCGATATCAGCGCCATCGGGATGAATTTCGGACATCTGCAGAAGGCCCGCAAAGCCTATCCGGACGTTGCCTTCACGGTGATCGCCCGCGGCCGCGACCTGCCGAACGACATCCTCGTCGCCCGTGCCGGCGCGGACAAGGACGTCGTCGCCAAGGTCCGCAAGGCCTTCGCCGAGGACGGTCAGTCCCTGCTCGCCGCGGTCCTGAAAGGCGACGACAACAAGAAATACGAGGGCGGTTTCTTCCTCTCCTCGGTCAATGACGCGGATTACGACTATGTCCGCTCCATGTACAAGACGATCGGGGTCGAGAGCTTCACCAGCTTCGTTGGCGACTGA